In Cicer arietinum cultivar CDC Frontier isolate Library 1 chromosome 7, Cicar.CDCFrontier_v2.0, whole genome shotgun sequence, the genomic window ATACATAATGtctttccacatattcaatattgactcttgtctatcctttaagacatattgcttgcattttgctccaacatttttttcgatATGAAATCGACAAAGTAAATTAACAGCATGTGGAAACACAATGCCAACTGCATTCATTAACGCAACCAATTCACAAGCACAAGGTAATTCGTATGTCCTTATCAGAGAACACCCACATATAGATTTGTCAGTACCCACCCACTCAACTTTGTCGTATTCTTCATCAATACGTCTTTGAGCTTCTGTTGATACAAATGTATTCAATCTCTGATAAAATAGATTTCTGTGCTcatgctcttcatcataaaaacttttttgaaacgaggctctgattcttttatgttgcaaccttatcatgttgttcatagcctcccaacATTTACACATATCACCCATGCTATTTTCtaacattaacttcagtttccaGTGAGCTGACTCAaccctaaaataaaattttacagatacattagaaaatataatacaattcaacaatatataataaaattatattaaatacttGTTAGTCgtttgtgttccccaaatgcatcactttatttgtccatgcttcaacaaatctttccttatgtgGAGTCAACCAAGTTTCTTTGACATAATAATCAACAACTTTAGTATCAACACATGATTGCTCAAACATATGCAATCGCATCATATACTCTTTTTCATCACTACAATACATAATGtctttccacatattcaatattgactcttgtctatcctttaagatatattgcttgcattttgctccaacattttttttgatataaaatCGACAAAGTAAATTAACAGCATGTGGAAACACAATGCCAACTGCATTCATTAATGCAAGATCTCTGTCTGTCACAATTACTTGAAggaatttattttgtgtaacaaacaaaccttttagtctctctaatgcccaacaaaagttttcttcccgctcacattccaaataagcaaatccaactacaaatgtcttctctgttgatgtcataccaacaatttcaagtaatggcattctgtatttattggttttgtaggtactgtccataatcaacacaatcggaaacaaattcaacaacttcactgaatctggatgcgcccaaaaaatatctctcataacatcggagtcttcacgctttctattccagcgcacatattttgcatcttcaattaacttgaataaatatTGCATCTttgttctattacctctcacgTGCAATCGAATGATACTtctctgtttatatatttgtgagatcttagtaacattactcttatctcggtcttgccaatgagagtaatatgtgtctTGGTggaacattatattttgttaagtcatgaacatgctttctttcttcttcatctaagcgtccaacatatgcatgcccctccaaagtatcaggtaattcatggttgtgaattccacaaattactttaactatccatcatgaaccatcttttaatggttttgatctaagcttgaaaggacaatcacatttttttgttgaacttcgaatagaactagcagcacacttgtatttttcccctttgtcacaacctaatattaatttatttcttcgTCCTTTCTCACCCGTCTCTATATCTGATCTTCTGATAATAacaataactttattttttataccaatttCTTTTGCCCATTTCACAACAATATCCCttgaatcaaatatctgaaataaaataaattataattaatcacaataatatatttttataatattaatattaattatatttattcatacctgatctatgtcaaaaatatttgtagtatcgacGCATGTTTTGTCCATTAATAGTAGCAGTTTATCCATAtctgttaacatttaaaaaatttaaaaaatttggtctGTACCAGAAAACTTAGAAATGAAGTTTTCCGGAATCTACTACTGTACCAGAATACTTATCAATTAAGTTTTCCGTTACACAAATTTTCCCTTCTATACCGGAAAACTGGGTTTTAACATTTCCGAAAATTTActgtgtaccggaaatcttgttACAAGTATTCCGGTAGTTATCAGAAAAATGGAACCTATCGGAAATCTTTTTTATGGCAGGGGGAATGacaaaatggtaaaaaaaaaaatttatctttccTTTCTtggaaatagtaaaaaaaaaattgagggtagTTTTAGCATTTTCGAATTTTTTTGGGGTACAAGGCAAATTGTGGGAGTATAGagaaaatttttctttttcatattgTTATAGAGCAACGAATCAGATTGCGCATGTCTTAGCCAAATGGGCCATTACAAAAGCCCAATAAGAAGTGGTTGTGTACTCCTCCCTCCTCCCTCTTGTATTACTACCAAACTTGGGGTAATTTTGAcgtagttttttgttttttttataaataatatcataaatgtataataaataatattaaattgaaaattgaaaaaattaattattctagacaatttttgtataaaattatcACTCATTAAAAATTGAAGGAATATAATGTCAATCTTTAAGATAGTAATCAATTATACACAATTTACACAGAGTTAATATTCTCCTAATTTTCTAtcttcatttatctttttcattactataattttaaagaattttgagatgtgtaaaatttttaaatccatcaaatatcacattattacattttatatttccaaaactttaaaagaagaaaatggaTAGAATCTAATTCAAGTTACACATAGAATATATTCCCAAACACGACACAAGAAGACGTCATCAACATGATTCCTCCTTTTATACACACTTCTGACTTCTCATTTCTATAGCTTGAATGCCTCGATGCTCTTAAACTATTGGGCTGTCACACAAACTTCCGTAACCGACGTGTAACTCTCACAAACCTCAGCACATTACGTTTGAACGAATCTGAGAGATGATGGAGTTGAGTTTGTACCTTTGGATCTGAAATGGGTCTCGTTGATTTCATAGCGTTGACATTAGGAGCACTTTTTCTCTTCAAAGCTTTCGATTTCACTTTCTGGCTCTCCTTCTTCTGCTTCATTTGATCTTGCTGCTCACTGTTTCTTTCGAATCTCTGTTACCATGAAGAAGAAGCTCGATACCCGTTTTCCTGCTGTGAGTATTTTGCCTTTCTCTTCCTAAAGATTTgatcttttttgttgttttatgcTGTTTTAAAGTTAAATTGCTGATTTTGGTTATgtggttttctttttcttctaaaaatatgtttttttagctGATTTTATTTGGTAAGTGGTAATtgacattaattaaaatttaacctAATTTGTGgaactttttttgttttatgttggTTGATtattggatttgtttttgttttatggaGTTGTGTGATGTTGTTGCTTTTTGTGTGGTGGCTGCTTGGGTTAGTTTGGGTtctattttgaatttgattggaCTATGTGATTTCGAATTAATTGATGAATGCATTAGTTTAGATTTCTAGTAAGTGTGGAGAATTATGATGAGTTTATGTTTTCTGGTTTTAAATTAGGTATTTGAGCTTATAATTCTCCAGTTTATgatttcttttttgttgttatattttTGCATAAGTTTAGATTTCTGATAAGTGTGGACATACCATAAACTGTTCAGGAtagtttatgaaaacaacttatagcttatataaaaacagtttgactttatttcATCTTTTGTTGTAGAAATGGCTAATACATTTGTACTTCTGTACATATATGTTAACCAATTATGCTATTAGtgcttaattaagttgtttatccaaacatgCCTAAGTATAGCTCTTCAACTTTCTACTGTTTGCTTTGTTATGAACCAATTATTTTGAATTCTCCATTTTAGTTGGCattgttaaaatatttgttgTCTTAAAACCCATTTTATAAGTAGTGTGCTCTTGTAAAAGAACTCTATTTGATACACGATAGAAACTTAAAATTTGCAGGCTCGGATAAAGAAGATAATGCAAGCGGACGAGGATGTTGGAAAGATAGCACTGGCTGTGCCTGTTTTAGTTTGTGAGTTTCTTTGATTTACTATGTTGTGAACTTTAAGCTGCTGCTTGTTTGTTTTGTTGACATTAACTCTTGAATGCATTGCAGCTAAAGCTCTAGAGCTATTTCTGCAAGATCTTTGTGACCGTACTTATGAAATTACTCTTCAAAGAGGAGCAAAAACCATGAATTCATTGCATTTGTAAGTATATTATGCTCTATATTACTTTTCTCTGATTTCCCATTGTTATTGAGTCGGAACTAACTCAAGAAATTAGAATAGTGTCTCAATAATAAACatgttttaatgttttaaactatgatttaaaaatcaattcttTTGTAAGTGTGAAGTACCTTATCTCACAAGTAATATAGTATTAATGTACCAACTTCGAAATACCATTCCTGCAAAAATTAATTGACAATTACTAAATTTGTATAACATCTAGAATTTTTTGACAGTCAGTTTGGTAGGatgaatttaattgaaattaaacaaaGAGTTCAATGCCTGGAGGAATTATATTTGGAAGCACCAACGACTAGGGTTTCACTTGCACTTAATTGTGTAATTCATCGATGCTCGATGATTTATTGTTATAAGCTAATAAACTCTGTGAACTCAATTAGTAATCAATGGTCATTGATGTAATGCATAAGAAAAGTAACATTTAGTGTGATTATTTTGTAAGATTATCATCTACAACAAAGGAAGGTAATTGTTTATACTTTATTCTGTCTTTCCTTCTAAatgttttccttttttaaacaatttgatttgatttcctttattgaAAATCTGAAAGTGGAATACAATCAAGACCTACTAAATATTCAGATCCTATTTGAGTATTATATTATTACTTTTCCGTGCCTTCCTTCTGAGCTCATTTTATCTCCTACGAACTCTAAAATTAAGTCTAACAAGTGGCAAACGTAAACTGCAGAAAACATTGTGTACAAAGCTATAATGTCTTTGACTTTCTGAAGGATGTAGTAAGCAAGGTTCCCGACTACGGCCATGGTCATGGCCATACTGATGCTGGTGCTGCTGACGATCAGGCCATTTCAAAAAGAAGGTTCGAAATCTAATATTttctaattcttttttttttcttaactttCTGATATACATGTAGTAGTTATTAATGCACTTAAACCATGTTTCCAGAAAAGCTATAGGTGATGATTGTAATGACAGTGATGAAGAAGCTAAGAGGGGCAAGATGGTAATTGTAATTTTCCTTATATATTAGTATGAAAGCCCtgctttttaatttcttaaacaCTGCTCAGCACTATTTGTCTAGCAGTccctttatttttgaaatagttatttTATCTCTTGTTTGGtcaatgttgtttttcttttattccaGGTTGAGTTGAGCCACGCTAGCCCTACTGGTAGGGGCAGAGGCCGAGGTAGAGGAAGAGGCCGTGGTCGAGGTCGAGGATCTCGAGCTACACTAAGAGAGGGACATCTTCCGGAGACTGAATCTGAACCCTTTCCGCCTGTTCAACAAGTTAACCAGCATACTACAGATACAAATGTGGAGGGTAAACACGATGACGTGACTCACTCGGAGTCAAAGGAGGAATTACCAAAGGAGAACATTGTGGCTCCTGTTGAAAATTCCGACTCACTCCGTAACATCGATCTGAATGCCAATATGAACGAAACCGATGACAAAAAGGCCAGCGCAGTTGCTAATCCTGCTCCCGCAGCCACTAATCCCGCTCCGACAACCGCTAATACCTCATTGTCTGAACCACCTCATATAGACGACAGCAATCATGAAGAAATGCCGGGCTGGTCCCTTTCTGAGGTGGACAAGATGGCCATCGATTCGATGCAGCTTGCACAACTCGGTACGCGAATGGAAGAGGATGATGAAGATTATGACGAAGAAGGTTAAATTGTGTAGTCTTTCGGCGGGAGATTAGATTAGCTAAAAAAAGCTCACTATAAGTGTAGAACAAGTATATACTAGTGCTGTGATTTGTCATAACATGTCTTATGTTGACCTAAAAAAAGAAAGGTTCTGAATGTCCTTTTGTTCGATCTGGTTTGTTTAAGTTAGCACATGTTCTCTGTAGCTGATGTATCTTCCCTTAACCACTTAGGTTGGTGTACTTTTAGGCCTTGTAGTGTATATTATTAGAATTCCATATGTAGTAAAATTTATGCATCCAAAACTAGTATATTGGAATTTGCAAGTAACTACATTACTATTTATTCAAGTTTTAGGTGTAATGATCCTGCATGGTTGTTATTTCTTTTCAAAGATTGAAGCTAAATATTAGTATGcacatctttttaattttcaagTAGTTTTCAAACTATTTGTCTTTTGACATGATAGAGGTCCATACTAATATTGTGAATATCGTTCATTTTGCTACACTTCTTTTTTATCTAAACCCCTGAGTTTTTTTAGAGGAAAGGGATTTCGTTGAAGTTTGATTAAGAAGTGTTATGGTACAAATTCTGGTTATTCCGATGATATGTGAAATGAATCatactaattttaaatttataagatAATCACTTGTAGAGTTAGATATTACCTCAatctctaaatataaaacaatttttgatatttttctgtCTCTTTTTATAAGGAGAAGTGATCCTCtccatttttcaaaataaatggaGATCTCAATTACTAATGTTTAAAGTgtataaaagtttaattatacaaaaataagTGTCACAATCTTCAAAAATAAGACcctttcaatttttcaattgcattaaatatttttttattaaccgactctttattatgttatattttttctaCAATCTATAATACATACtacaataaaaacatattaattctCTTTTCAAAGGTAAactaataaaacaatttaaattttcaataaatttaatactacAATCAACTTTCTTAATTCTCGTAATTTAATCAGCgaaattttatatatagagaTAGATGTAGTATATAATAGTAGTCAATAGATTTTGGTCATACATACTTATTATGTATGACAAGGTTTATTCATACAttgttttctaaaacaaaatcaattcaaatgtttttgttctaaaaaaattaacactGAAACTGACACGTATTAAATACATAGAAAAAGTGtatttcaaattcaaactcatgtttcataatatcaaatatccTTGTAGCtattatcaaatattaaatacataGAAAAAGTGTAGTCAATAAATTATGTTACTGAATCAGTTCAAATGATTTTAAGTTAGattgaataatttttgttttttgaattaaaagaaaagagatTTTAAGTTAGattgaataatttttgttttttgaattaggtgtttagaaattttcttgttttcggAGATTTAGTGATCGATTTTTCTGATTAGGATAGTGCATGACAAAAAgtaaatgacagaaaaataacGAACACAACGATATTAtcttggttccccttatgaccaatgGTACATTCAGTTCTCTtgcacactacaagaaatttttccactattgttagaatatatACAAATTACACCATAGGAtatctgctacaaacttctaacacgCTTCCTAGGATAGCTTACCACTATCTTAAATTAGaatacttgaagaaagtacaccactttctttaaaaacaatACAATAACTTCAATGATTTTTCATCAAATGTTCTTGACTACGAACAAGAGTATAACAGTTTGTACAATAATATCAatccaatattattttaagtatacTAGAGAACATTTCTCAATGATGTGAAAATGTAGTgcatgtacttgaaatatgaaaaataactttgggaatatttcaaaaaatagttcaaagttgttcaaagttTGGTAGTATGATTGATgaaaagatttaaaaaagtGTAATACGTTAAGTATGAAGATATGTAGTGTTTATACTCATTAGACATCACTTTAGATCAATGGCCATAGTTCCTAGAGttttgatgaacatatgcaatgatccaaaaccatttcagaattaaaaaattgcattgatgcgcagttgtattcggctacaacttgtgtgtagtcgaatacacctctgtaacgttcagtttttattcaaaacttcaacatcatattcgaatacgaaaccttgtattcaaatacaactgaGTGAATTTTTCCACTGACTTGttgttgtattcggctacaccaggTTGTTGTCGAATACAAATATGCAGTCTTAGCTACTGACTCAACacttgtatttgactacaccatctcatagtcgaatacaaatattcagttttagctactgacttaacaCTTGTATTCGGATACACCATATtttagtcgaatacaaatgttcaGTTTTATCTACTGACTTAtcacttgtattcgactacaacatgttgtagtcgaatacaacattgaattttgtcaaaatctttattttcaaacattgttaatgcatttttgacactttgaaaatccttttgatgcatatgctaaaatgaaaggttttcatgtgaatttgaaatataagaatattatattgcatcatgtacctttacattagaAAACTACTAGTATGTTTGACCTTATTTGACTTCGattgtttgactttttttttagtttgcaACTTGATCACATTCCTTGGTCTCTGccttcataaaaaaaaagtgttttacAATAATTGGCTAGTTGCTAAGCCTTCTGGCCTTATCCCTACATGCCACTCTCTGAAGGTGCATAATCTTTTGTTAAGCAATCCTAAAAAGTGGAATGTGAATGCTCTACAACACTTTTTGCCACCCCAATCTATGGATGATATCTTAAGGACTCTCCTTTTTGATGTCATGATATATGATGTTTGCGTGTGGAAACCGAATGAGCATGACCTTTATAACGTCTTGTGTGCCTATTGTTTTTATATGAATGAAGAACTTTGTGTATAATGTCAAGTTGTTGAGTTTGGCGGTACCACCAAAGGTGAAGAAGAACTTTGTGTGACAGGTGACTTGCAATTGTATTCCAACTCAAGCTAGACTATATGATCAATGTGTTCAAAAGGTGACCTTGTATCTTTGGTGCAATAGAGAGAGGTCCAGATTGTCGATCATATCTTGGTCTTATGCAGGTAGGATATGTTTTCAGGGAAATTCTTTTCAAGCTTCTGAATGGATTGCATAAGGATAATAGCATTATGCTTGCTATGATGATGTGGAGTTTGTGGAGTAGTAGGCAACTTGTGTAGGATCATAAAGATGAACGGCCAATTGAGAttgttttttatgataaaaattaactGAATGAGTGGAACGATGCTCGAACTAATGTTGGTTTGAGGGTTGTGTCTTGCATGCCTAGTATAGGCATTGGTGGCAGCCACCTCCTATGCGGTTTATAAAATGCAACTACGATGTTTCATTCTCTTCTGCACATCATAGGACGGGGATCGGCTTTTGTATGAAAGATGAAGTGGGTCtttttgttgaaacaaactctcaaattaaagttttgatgaaaataaacaaaagttaattaagaatgtaaattatgattctaaaatgttatattaatttaacttgtgcttttgagtgaattaattcaaagataggaatcaagca contains:
- the LOC101513228 gene encoding uncharacterized protein, which codes for MKKKLDTRFPAARIKKIMQADEDVGKIALAVPVLVSKALELFLQDLCDRTYEITLQRGAKTMNSLHLKHCVQSYNVFDFLKDVVSKVPDYGHGHGHTDAGAADDQAISKRRKAIGDDCNDSDEEAKRGKMVELSHASPTGRGRGRGRGRGRGRGRGSRATLREGHLPETESEPFPPVQQVNQHTTDTNVEGKHDDVTHSESKEELPKENIVAPVENSDSLRNIDLNANMNETDDKKASAVANPAPAATNPAPTTANTSLSEPPHIDDSNHEEMPGWSLSEVDKMAIDSMQLAQLGTRMEEDDEDYDEEG